One part of the Bacteroidia bacterium genome encodes these proteins:
- a CDS encoding PKD domain-containing protein, which yields MDRIFRITLILTLFSNALYVQAQLPPRQPEQDCFGALSICQDVYFQPDSYRGAGRDSDEIDGNTSCMILGERNSVWYRFRIQTGGQLCFTISPVDSADDYDWALYDITNSSCAAIPNNPALEVACNWTFNTGCGGETGPNGRTDCPGQFEPCLTVNAGDSFVLNVSNFTSSNAGYTINFSQSTAVLFDDTPPNVTGTSSFCTGVTITFDENILCNTVDPSDFAFSGPDGPYTISQVISPNCDTAGNGFDNSFDLVVSPPIQQAGNYTISLVGFVGDFCNNGAAPYTANIFMPLPPNAGINAQTDQCLIGNAFGFDYTGPSQARSYLWNFGDGTSSTLRQPLKNYSNAGVYTVEQIITDVNGCNDTATVDINVLDKPDISLITPNTACQGASIDILHQTTYPNSTAANLSWRMGDGVIQSNIDSFSYAYTRPGRYQVFLEAFNALGCRDTASRFIQVWPNALVDFEVEEDVCNGDSAHFIYRGTMPQLPGFSDYIDTWWWDTGDGDSLGALTHPVHLYDSGGVYPVTLYIQTDKGCVDSLRQDQIIYQPDPPTLGDDPVCIGEQSLLTAVPDPGGISRWYYNPTDEDPFQQSSSFFTPPVVFPQQYYVDQLSKEGCVSERILVEATHYPVGTGEIVPSDSVVEFPNTIVSFSLNGDIPGDLYSWDFGDGNTALTPSPAHEYKFPNKYLVKLNLTDIYGCPYDFQKVIEVKNLVVVHVPSAFSPNADGINDEWYIATRLLQRFRISVYNRFGNEIFATENPEFRWNGTSQDGKAVREGVYVYRVQAKDNLGNTIDKTGTVTLFK from the coding sequence ATGGACAGAATTTTCCGAATTACACTCATTCTCACGCTCTTTTCCAACGCCCTATATGTTCAGGCTCAACTCCCGCCAAGACAACCCGAGCAGGATTGTTTTGGTGCACTAAGTATTTGCCAGGATGTATATTTTCAGCCTGACTCTTATAGAGGTGCAGGTAGAGATTCCGATGAAATAGACGGAAACACTTCCTGCATGATTCTGGGAGAACGTAACAGTGTTTGGTATCGCTTTCGCATCCAGACGGGTGGGCAGCTTTGCTTTACCATAAGTCCGGTGGATTCTGCCGATGACTATGATTGGGCCTTATATGACATCACCAATTCTTCTTGTGCCGCCATTCCTAACAACCCCGCTCTGGAGGTCGCCTGTAACTGGACCTTCAATACAGGTTGCGGAGGAGAGACGGGACCCAATGGCAGAACGGATTGTCCCGGACAATTTGAACCCTGCCTCACTGTAAATGCAGGAGATAGTTTTGTGCTAAATGTCAGCAACTTTACTTCCTCCAATGCAGGTTACACCATCAATTTCAGTCAATCTACCGCTGTCCTATTTGATGACACTCCTCCCAATGTAACCGGAACCAGCAGTTTCTGTACCGGAGTGACAATCACTTTTGATGAAAATATTCTCTGTAATACAGTTGATCCTTCCGATTTTGCCTTTAGTGGTCCGGATGGTCCTTATACTATTTCACAGGTAATCAGCCCCAATTGTGATACTGCCGGAAATGGTTTCGACAATAGTTTTGACCTCGTCGTTTCTCCGCCTATTCAGCAAGCTGGAAACTATACGATTTCTCTGGTAGGCTTTGTAGGGGATTTCTGTAATAATGGAGCGGCACCCTATACCGCCAACATCTTTATGCCTCTGCCCCCCAATGCAGGTATCAATGCACAAACGGATCAATGCCTGATTGGTAATGCCTTTGGCTTTGATTATACAGGGCCCTCTCAGGCACGTTCTTATCTCTGGAATTTCGGAGATGGAACCAGCAGCACCTTACGACAACCCCTGAAAAATTATTCCAATGCGGGTGTTTATACCGTCGAGCAGATCATTACAGATGTAAATGGATGTAATGATACCGCAACGGTAGATATCAATGTGCTGGACAAACCGGATATTAGCCTGATCACCCCTAATACGGCCTGTCAGGGAGCCAGCATAGATATTCTTCATCAGACTACCTACCCAAATTCCACAGCCGCTAATTTGAGCTGGCGAATGGGAGATGGAGTTATTCAGAGTAATATAGACAGCTTCAGCTATGCCTATACGCGTCCAGGCAGATACCAGGTTTTTCTGGAAGCCTTCAATGCCCTCGGATGTAGAGACACAGCCTCTCGATTTATTCAGGTTTGGCCCAATGCATTGGTCGATTTTGAGGTGGAAGAAGATGTTTGTAATGGAGATAGCGCACACTTCATTTATCGAGGTACTATGCCGCAATTACCCGGCTTCAGTGATTACATCGATACCTGGTGGTGGGATACCGGAGATGGAGATAGTTTAGGCGCACTGACCCATCCGGTACATTTGTATGATTCCGGTGGCGTGTATCCCGTAACTCTTTATATCCAAACCGATAAAGGTTGTGTGGATAGCCTCAGGCAAGATCAGATCATTTATCAACCCGATCCTCCTACGCTGGGAGATGATCCGGTATGCATCGGAGAACAATCACTCCTGACAGCAGTTCCTGATCCGGGCGGAATTAGCAGATGGTATTACAATCCAACAGATGAAGATCCGTTCCAACAGAGCAGCAGTTTCTTCACCCCTCCAGTCGTCTTTCCACAACAATACTATGTGGACCAACTCAGTAAAGAGGGCTGTGTGAGCGAACGGATTCTGGTAGAAGCCACACATTATCCCGTCGGCACAGGAGAAATTGTGCCCTCAGATAGCGTAGTAGAATTTCCCAACACCATCGTCAGTTTTAGCTTGAATGGTGATATTCCGGGGGACCTCTATAGTTGGGACTTTGGAGATGGAAATACCGCTCTCACGCCTTCACCGGCTCATGAGTATAAGTTTCCTAATAAATATCTGGTCAAACTCAATCTCACAGATATTTATGGCTGTCCCTATGACTTCCAAAAAGTGATAGAAGTTAAGAATCTGGTTGTAGTCCATGTTCCCTCTGCCTTTTCTCCTAATGCAGATGGCATCAATGATGAGTGGTACATAGCTACCCGTCTGCTACAGAGATTCAGAATCAGTGTATACAATCGCTTCGGAAATGAAATCTTTGCTACAGAAAATCCTGAATTTCGCTGGAATGGAACCAGTCAGGACGGAAAAGCTGTGAGAGAAGGTGTCTATGTCTATAGAGTTCAGGCCAAAGACAATCTTGGCAATACCATAGACAAAACAGGTACCGTAACCCTCTTCAAGTAG
- a CDS encoding FAD-dependent oxidoreductase produces the protein MKRRSFLKKGLGIAATTASFGGSQSLLQLNTLSPKNNSDIIVIGAGVFGVWTAFYLQELGAKVRLIDAYGPGNSRASSGGESRILRSDYGDRWMYSKMNIRAFELWDAWQEEWGASFMYPTGRLKLGLGENKDKLLKDQEGLKKLGVSSELLDNKELSYRWPQMNLEGIASGMYFPGGKGGSTLMAREAIRIVAEEFVKKGGKLEIGKVETGKSIGGKQDHILLNQKEKLSADTYIFACGPWTPRLFPNLFEDKIKVVRRDVLFVGAASGDDRYSYPNFPVWSFSNQADARYYGMPDIRGRGLKVAPWPDNNGIDLDKDDRLVNMYELKRVREFIAKRFPGLKDQPVLETRVCQLSFSSDEHFIIDQHPEMENIWFTCAGSGHAFKHGPALGEYISNRIYEGKKLPEYDDAFRLH, from the coding sequence ATGAAAAGAAGATCCTTCCTAAAAAAAGGCCTCGGAATTGCCGCCACAACTGCGAGCTTTGGAGGCAGTCAAAGCCTGCTTCAACTCAATACCCTTTCCCCAAAAAACAATTCTGATATCATAGTCATTGGTGCAGGAGTATTTGGCGTATGGACTGCATTTTATCTACAGGAATTGGGGGCAAAGGTGAGGCTCATAGACGCTTATGGTCCCGGCAATTCAAGGGCCAGCTCAGGAGGAGAAAGTCGAATTTTGCGTTCTGATTATGGGGATAGATGGATGTATAGTAAAATGAATATCCGCGCCTTTGAACTTTGGGATGCCTGGCAGGAAGAATGGGGGGCATCCTTTATGTATCCGACCGGTAGATTGAAGTTGGGTTTAGGGGAAAATAAAGATAAACTGCTCAAAGATCAGGAAGGCTTAAAAAAGCTGGGAGTTTCCTCAGAACTCCTCGACAACAAAGAACTGAGCTATCGTTGGCCACAAATGAATCTGGAAGGAATAGCATCAGGCATGTACTTTCCCGGTGGAAAAGGAGGTAGTACCCTCATGGCGCGCGAAGCAATCCGGATAGTTGCAGAAGAGTTTGTGAAAAAGGGAGGAAAATTGGAGATAGGTAAGGTAGAAACAGGCAAGAGTATTGGAGGCAAACAAGATCATATCCTCCTGAATCAGAAAGAAAAACTATCTGCAGATACCTATATATTTGCTTGCGGCCCCTGGACTCCCCGTCTTTTCCCAAACTTGTTTGAGGACAAAATAAAGGTAGTCAGAAGAGATGTCTTATTTGTGGGGGCAGCTTCCGGCGACGATCGATATAGTTATCCTAATTTTCCTGTATGGAGTTTCAGTAATCAGGCGGATGCCCGCTATTATGGTATGCCGGACATTCGGGGAAGGGGCTTGAAAGTAGCTCCCTGGCCGGATAACAATGGCATAGATCTCGACAAAGATGATCGTTTGGTAAATATGTACGAACTAAAACGTGTTCGCGAATTTATTGCCAAAAGATTTCCCGGTCTAAAAGACCAGCCCGTGCTCGAAACACGGGTCTGCCAATTGAGTTTCAGCTCAGACGAACATTTCATCATTGACCAACATCCAGAGATGGAAAACATTTGGTTTACCTGTGCAGGTTCAGGCCACGCTTTCAAGCACGGACCTGCTTTAGGAGAATATATTTCCAATCGCATTTACGAAGGAAAAAAGTTGCCGGAATATGATGATGCCTTTCGTCTACATTAA
- a CDS encoding Sb-PDE family phosphodiesterase, translating into MKTTTTFTILLLCISFIFAQSDHSHTYSRSIEFPDIPGFKTLACDFHIHTVFSDGSVWPDIRVMEALRDGLDAISLTEHLEYQPHLDDIPHPDRNRSYEIAMREARDHDLLIIHGAEITRDMPPGHSNAIFIEDANKLMDKDPMKVFEEAKKQGAFVFWNHPNWISQRKDGIATITDMHKELIEKDLLHGIEVVNDLTYSDEALQMALDNDLAVVGTSDIHGLVDWQYGIQKGGHRPVMLVFAEDKSAEGIKEAMFAGRTAAYFKDLIVGKEEFLKPLFESSLKINSAKYRGDTQVLLIELENVSNAKILLDNSSRYSFHAHSDIVEIPAKGTIKLEVKTLEIKEEILLNFEVLNGIIAPNQHPAIELKVDVE; encoded by the coding sequence ATGAAAACTACTACTACCTTCACTATTCTCTTGCTATGTATCTCTTTCATTTTTGCACAAAGCGACCATAGCCATACCTATTCCCGCAGCATAGAGTTCCCTGATATTCCGGGATTTAAAACCCTGGCTTGCGATTTTCATATTCATACGGTCTTTTCTGATGGGAGTGTCTGGCCGGATATCCGGGTGATGGAAGCTCTCCGGGACGGCCTGGATGCGATTTCCCTTACGGAACATTTAGAATACCAACCTCACCTGGATGATATTCCTCATCCGGATAGAAACCGATCCTATGAAATTGCGATGCGTGAAGCCAGAGATCACGACTTATTGATCATTCATGGAGCAGAGATCACCCGCGACATGCCTCCGGGACATAGCAATGCGATTTTTATTGAGGATGCCAATAAACTCATGGATAAAGATCCGATGAAAGTCTTTGAGGAAGCAAAAAAGCAAGGAGCCTTTGTTTTCTGGAACCATCCTAATTGGATTTCTCAGCGAAAAGATGGCATCGCAACTATAACGGATATGCACAAAGAGTTGATCGAAAAAGATCTTTTGCATGGGATAGAGGTAGTGAATGATTTGACCTATTCAGATGAAGCCTTGCAAATGGCGCTGGATAATGATTTGGCGGTAGTGGGCACCTCAGATATTCACGGATTGGTGGATTGGCAATATGGGATTCAAAAAGGTGGCCATAGACCGGTAATGCTGGTTTTTGCTGAAGATAAAAGTGCTGAAGGGATTAAAGAAGCCATGTTTGCTGGACGAACGGCTGCTTATTTCAAGGATTTGATTGTGGGAAAAGAAGAGTTTCTAAAGCCTTTATTTGAATCTAGTTTGAAAATTAATTCTGCCAAATACAGAGGAGATACTCAGGTCCTTCTAATAGAATTAGAGAATGTATCTAATGCAAAAATCCTGCTCGATAATTCGAGTAGGTATAGCTTCCATGCACATAGTGATATCGTTGAAATTCCTGCTAAAGGGACGATAAAACTAGAAGTGAAGACTTTAGAGATAAAAGAAGAAATCCTGCTGAATTTTGAGGTGCTAAATGGGATAATAGCACCCAATCAACATCCTGCTATAGAGTTGAAAGTAGATGTCGAATAA
- the hemG gene encoding protoporphyrinogen oxidase, with the protein MRTQIAIIGGGISGLTAAFYLHKKGIPFVLLEKEQQSGGALKSEKLDGYSLERGANTVAMNVELQEMIADLDLEAEIEKPFESSHKRYIYRNGSLHALTQSPLSLFKSSLLSRSAKWRLAREAFVSSKSDGTESVAEFFSRRIGREAYEYLVAAGLQGVYAGIAEQMHMKSVMPALVQMEEEKGSLLKGLIARQKEAKKSGAPKRSIFAVKGGMNKLAERIREVCGESIRTSTAVDNLKKTERGYQIEAEGMGFEAEQLIYAAPAHAANMLEEMSPELSRALLRIPYAPMILLHLAYDATALGQAVDGFGFLIPPKENTALLGAIWNSGIFSERSPKEKRLFTLFVGGARQPDLDPQHSRSHIEQAQQEFEKIMKIKSPAVFQDLSYWKYAIPQYSMRHPEILSEIRQAQESLPDFYLIGNYIQGVSVGDCVTRAKKLVDSL; encoded by the coding sequence ATGAGAACTCAAATTGCGATCATAGGGGGAGGGATATCCGGCTTGACAGCTGCTTTTTATTTACACAAGAAAGGCATCCCATTTGTCTTGCTGGAAAAAGAACAGCAAAGTGGGGGCGCCTTAAAGAGTGAGAAACTGGATGGGTATTCACTGGAGAGAGGGGCGAATACGGTGGCTATGAATGTGGAGCTCCAGGAAATGATTGCTGACTTAGACCTGGAGGCCGAAATTGAGAAGCCTTTCGAAAGCAGCCATAAACGATATATCTACCGAAATGGATCGCTTCACGCTTTGACTCAGTCTCCCCTTTCTTTATTCAAATCAAGTTTACTTTCGCGTTCAGCAAAATGGCGTCTGGCCAGGGAAGCCTTCGTTTCCTCAAAATCAGATGGGACAGAAAGTGTAGCAGAATTTTTTAGTCGAAGAATTGGCAGAGAAGCCTATGAATATTTGGTAGCTGCAGGTTTACAGGGAGTCTATGCGGGCATAGCTGAACAGATGCATATGAAATCTGTGATGCCTGCTTTGGTACAGATGGAGGAGGAAAAAGGTTCTTTGCTGAAAGGCCTGATTGCCCGACAAAAAGAAGCTAAAAAATCCGGAGCTCCGAAAAGGAGTATTTTTGCAGTGAAAGGAGGGATGAATAAGTTGGCGGAAAGAATCAGGGAAGTTTGTGGCGAATCGATTCGGACTTCTACAGCAGTTGACAATCTCAAAAAGACGGAAAGAGGATATCAAATAGAGGCCGAAGGAATGGGCTTTGAAGCGGAACAGCTCATCTATGCAGCTCCTGCTCATGCAGCAAATATGCTGGAAGAAATGTCTCCTGAGCTCAGCAGAGCCCTTTTGCGGATACCCTATGCTCCCATGATATTATTGCATCTTGCCTATGATGCGACCGCCCTGGGACAAGCGGTAGATGGCTTTGGTTTCCTCATTCCTCCTAAAGAAAATACTGCTTTATTAGGTGCTATTTGGAACTCAGGAATTTTTTCAGAAAGAAGCCCAAAGGAAAAACGCCTCTTTACCCTCTTTGTGGGAGGGGCTCGCCAGCCTGATTTGGACCCTCAGCATTCGCGATCTCATATTGAACAAGCACAGCAGGAGTTTGAAAAAATTATGAAAATCAAATCTCCAGCCGTATTTCAGGATTTGTCTTACTGGAAATATGCCATTCCACAATACAGCATGAGGCATCCGGAAATTCTTTCGGAAATTCGTCAAGCCCAGGAAAGCCTCCCTGATTTTTATCTCATAGGGAATTATATTCAGGGAGTTTCTGTGGGAGATTGTGTAACCAGAGCGAAAAAACTGGTAGATAGCCTATAA
- the hemH gene encoding ferrochelatase → MKQAVLIVNLGSPDSPEPKDVKPYLNEFLMDERVIDVPLLLRKFLVQGIILNTRPKKSAKAYKKIWWEEGSPLIVLSYRFFELLKKELPIPVELGMRYGKPSIASAIQKLKDANPDLEEIFLVPLYPHYAMSSFETVVVKTEEVINKEYPNLKVQTLAPFYEDVDYIEVLAESMRPYLKEEYDHLLFSYHGIPERHLRKGDPSKSHCMSRKDCCELANAAHHTCYRHQVFKTTQLVAEKLGIPKEKYSVSFQSRLAGEPWLTPYTDKVLEELPAEGKKKLLVVTPAFVSDCLETLEEIGMEGKEEYLEAGGESFTLIPCLNDNAAWARVVAKWCKAHFRLEEFAHS, encoded by the coding sequence ATGAAACAAGCAGTATTGATCGTAAATCTGGGTTCGCCAGATTCTCCTGAGCCCAAAGACGTAAAGCCCTATCTAAATGAGTTCCTGATGGACGAACGGGTAATTGATGTACCACTTCTCCTTAGAAAATTTTTGGTACAAGGCATTATCCTAAATACCCGACCCAAGAAATCTGCGAAAGCTTATAAGAAAATTTGGTGGGAAGAAGGCTCTCCCCTCATTGTTTTGAGTTATCGTTTCTTTGAGCTCCTCAAAAAGGAATTGCCGATTCCGGTCGAATTAGGAATGAGATACGGCAAGCCTTCGATTGCATCTGCCATCCAGAAACTAAAGGATGCCAATCCCGATCTGGAAGAGATATTCCTGGTTCCCCTCTATCCTCACTACGCCATGTCTTCTTTTGAGACTGTGGTAGTCAAGACTGAGGAGGTCATCAACAAGGAATATCCTAATCTGAAAGTTCAGACCCTGGCACCTTTTTATGAGGATGTAGACTACATAGAGGTTTTAGCCGAAAGTATGCGTCCCTATTTGAAGGAAGAATACGATCATCTGCTATTTAGCTATCACGGCATTCCCGAACGCCACCTCCGAAAAGGCGATCCGAGCAAATCTCATTGCATGAGTCGGAAAGATTGTTGTGAACTTGCCAATGCAGCTCACCATACCTGCTATCGTCATCAGGTATTTAAGACCACTCAGTTGGTAGCCGAAAAGTTGGGCATCCCCAAAGAAAAATACAGTGTGTCTTTCCAGTCTCGTTTGGCTGGCGAACCCTGGTTGACGCCTTATACAGATAAAGTGCTGGAAGAACTGCCGGCCGAGGGCAAAAAGAAATTGCTGGTTGTTACTCCGGCATTTGTTTCTGATTGCCTGGAGACCCTGGAAGAAATCGGTATGGAAGGAAAGGAAGAATATCTCGAAGCGGGAGGTGAGTCCTTTACCCTGATTCCCTGCCTCAATGATAATGCAGCCTGGGCAAGGGTAGTAGCTAAATGGTGTAAGGCACATTTCCGCCTGGAAGAATTTGCCCATTCCTGA
- the hemA gene encoding glutamyl-tRNA reductase, with protein sequence MLQSEDRFFQIGLSFKKANLQTREAFSLSNEAMEALLEDYKRRFGRGAFAVSTCNRTELYGFAPQADDLLSLLLTYSKGKAESFAEFGYIREGHEAISHLFRVGSGLESQIIGDFQIISQVKQGFELAKKMGCSNAMLERLVNLVIKSSKRIKNETGLSSGTTSLAYAAVQAIRKQWDSKTAAPNILLYGVGKIGRATCDNLYRKFPQAKITLINRTLTRAEEMAMKYPVEIAAIDRLSEVAQSSDVVVVATGADEATLLKEHFEGKEKGKLLIDLSVPRNIDLKLLEEGRAEVIDVNGLAEVMNSGLEKRKTEIPKAEKIVAEEEAAFSKWLQNRKFAPMLNAIKENLQEIKSREMRRLKEDIHEDAKGQVDLLTDRIILKITRQVALHLTSQSENPEDSLRTIESIFRLSEESRAT encoded by the coding sequence ATGCTGCAAAGTGAGGATCGTTTTTTTCAAATAGGCCTTAGTTTCAAAAAGGCCAATCTCCAAACCAGAGAAGCCTTCAGTCTGAGTAATGAAGCTATGGAAGCTTTATTGGAGGACTATAAAAGGCGCTTCGGCAGAGGTGCATTTGCAGTTAGCACCTGTAATCGTACAGAGCTTTATGGTTTTGCGCCACAAGCAGATGATTTGCTTAGCCTATTACTTACCTATAGCAAAGGAAAAGCAGAGAGCTTTGCAGAATTTGGATATATAAGAGAAGGCCACGAGGCAATCAGCCATCTTTTTCGGGTTGGCTCGGGATTAGAATCCCAGATCATCGGAGATTTTCAAATCATCAGCCAGGTAAAGCAAGGCTTTGAATTGGCGAAAAAGATGGGCTGCAGCAATGCCATGCTTGAGCGACTGGTCAATCTTGTTATCAAAAGTAGCAAACGCATCAAAAATGAAACAGGCCTGAGTAGTGGCACCACATCTTTGGCTTATGCGGCAGTACAAGCCATCAGAAAACAGTGGGACAGTAAAACTGCCGCTCCTAACATTCTCCTTTATGGAGTGGGTAAGATAGGAAGAGCTACCTGTGATAATTTGTACCGCAAATTTCCCCAGGCCAAAATCACCCTTATCAACCGTACGCTAACCCGTGCAGAAGAGATGGCCATGAAATATCCGGTAGAAATTGCAGCTATCGATCGGTTGAGTGAAGTGGCTCAGTCATCTGATGTAGTCGTTGTTGCAACGGGAGCGGATGAAGCGACTCTATTGAAAGAACATTTTGAAGGGAAAGAGAAGGGGAAGTTATTAATTGACCTTTCTGTACCTCGCAACATAGATTTGAAACTCCTGGAAGAAGGAAGAGCCGAAGTCATTGATGTAAATGGCTTAGCAGAAGTGATGAATTCAGGATTAGAAAAACGAAAAACAGAGATTCCCAAAGCAGAAAAGATCGTAGCGGAGGAGGAAGCAGCGTTTAGCAAATGGCTGCAAAACAGAAAATTCGCCCCTATGCTTAATGCGATTAAAGAGAATCTGCAGGAAATCAAAAGTCGCGAAATGCGTCGATTGAAAGAAGATATACACGAGGATGCCAAAGGGCAGGTCGACTTATTGACTGACCGCATCATCCTCAAGATCACCCGCCAGGTCGCTTTGCACCTCACCAGTCAAAGCGAAAATCCAGAAGATAGTCTCCGGACCATCGAGAGCATATTTAGATTGAGCGAAGAAAGCAGGGCTACATGA